The proteins below are encoded in one region of Marinobacter sp. F4206:
- the cysZ gene encoding sulfate transporter CysZ produces MLKGNFFRGLGYLGEGFRLIRQPGLRLFVIIPLVINVLLFGLLFYFLADLFAGLIAAAMGWLPDWAWLQALDWLFWLLYGAVILLMLAYGFVIVANLIGSPFYGYLAELTEKHLTGQEVNTDDSWSAIIKDIPRALWREVQKILYYLPRAIGLFVIGLIPVVNLVAAVLWFMFNSWMMALQYVDYPADNHKVSFGALRGLLGDTRLSAFGFGLPVALAAMVPVLNLVVVPAAVCGATAYWVRENGATRN; encoded by the coding sequence ATGCTCAAGGGTAACTTTTTTCGTGGACTGGGCTATCTAGGGGAGGGCTTCCGTCTGATTCGGCAACCTGGCCTTCGGTTGTTCGTGATTATCCCGCTCGTTATCAACGTCCTGTTGTTTGGGCTCCTGTTCTATTTTCTGGCAGACCTTTTCGCCGGCTTGATTGCTGCTGCCATGGGCTGGTTGCCCGACTGGGCCTGGTTGCAGGCCCTGGACTGGCTGTTCTGGCTCCTTTACGGCGCCGTCATCCTGCTGATGCTGGCCTACGGTTTTGTGATCGTTGCCAACCTGATCGGTTCGCCCTTTTACGGCTACCTGGCCGAACTCACCGAGAAGCATCTGACCGGTCAGGAAGTGAACACCGACGACAGCTGGAGTGCGATTATCAAGGACATCCCCCGGGCACTCTGGCGTGAGGTGCAGAAGATTCTCTATTACCTGCCCAGGGCGATCGGCCTGTTCGTGATTGGCCTGATTCCGGTGGTCAATCTGGTCGCGGCCGTACTCTGGTTCATGTTCAACAGCTGGATGATGGCTCTGCAGTACGTCGATTACCCCGCGGACAACCACAAGGTCAGCTTTGGAGCACTCCGCGGTCTTCTGGGTGATACCCGGCTGTCGGCGTTCGGCTTTGGCCTGCCAGTGGCACTGGCGGCCATGGTGCCGGTTCTCAATCTTGTGGTTGTGCCCGCGGCGGTATGCGGGGCTACGGCCTATTGGGTGCGTGAAAACGGCGCTACCCGAAATTAA
- a CDS encoding mechanosensitive ion channel family protein: MEDLFGAEGSASELMDQAITLTMTYAPKVVLAIVTLIIGMWLINRFIAVLDAKLGAKDPTLNKFLCGLISAILKILLLISVASMVGIATTSFIAIVGAAGLAVGLALQGSLANFAGGVLVLIFKPFKVGDVIDAQGYLGTVREISILYTIVDTFDNRRVVIPNGQLANSSLTNMSVYETRRCDMSFGIGYGDDIDKAKSVVKFLIEEDDRALTEPAPLIVVGGLGESSVDLTVRAWTKSADLWPFYWDMQEKVKKAFDAEGISIPFPQRDVHMYKTE, translated from the coding sequence ATGGAAGACCTGTTTGGTGCTGAAGGAAGCGCCTCCGAACTGATGGACCAGGCAATAACCCTGACCATGACCTATGCCCCCAAGGTTGTGCTGGCGATCGTCACACTCATTATAGGTATGTGGCTGATCAACCGGTTTATTGCCGTCCTGGACGCAAAACTGGGCGCCAAGGACCCGACACTCAACAAGTTTCTCTGTGGCCTGATCAGCGCAATTCTAAAAATCCTGCTGCTGATCTCCGTCGCCTCGATGGTCGGCATTGCGACCACCTCGTTCATCGCTATTGTTGGTGCGGCCGGCCTGGCCGTCGGCCTTGCTCTGCAGGGCAGCCTCGCCAACTTCGCCGGCGGGGTACTGGTCCTCATCTTCAAACCGTTCAAGGTTGGCGATGTCATTGATGCTCAGGGCTACCTGGGTACGGTCCGCGAAATCAGTATTCTTTACACCATTGTCGACACGTTTGATAACCGTCGAGTTGTCATCCCGAACGGGCAGCTCGCGAATTCCAGCCTGACAAACATGAGCGTGTATGAAACCCGTCGCTGCGATATGAGCTTCGGTATCGGCTACGGCGATGACATCGACAAGGCAAAAAGCGTGGTCAAATTCCTGATTGAAGAGGATGACCGGGCATTGACGGAACCGGCGCCCCTGATCGTGGTTGGCGGTCTGGGTGAGAGCTCCGTGGACCTGACAGTTCGGGCATGGACCAAATCCGCAGACCTCTGGCCGTTCTATTGGGACATGCAGGAGAAAGTGAAAAAAGCCTTTGATGCAGAGGGCATCAGCATTCCATTCCCGCAACGGGATGTGCACATGTACAAAACCGAATAA
- a CDS encoding VanZ family protein, translated as MALLKHCVLTLLHCRPLWRIALFISVLAILFLATTDNPYPVPSSASDKVNHLIAFAELTVLTRLAWPEAKALWFAPPLLAFGFAIEAVQATLPYREFSLADLAADGAGIVVGMLPWPGLRRARQNGLRSSPESL; from the coding sequence ATGGCATTACTGAAACACTGCGTTCTGACCTTGTTACACTGCCGCCCACTTTGGCGAATTGCCCTGTTCATTTCCGTGCTGGCCATCCTGTTCCTGGCGACCACAGATAATCCGTACCCGGTTCCGTCCTCCGCCAGCGACAAAGTCAATCACCTGATTGCCTTCGCGGAACTGACGGTACTGACCAGGCTGGCCTGGCCGGAAGCCAAAGCGCTGTGGTTCGCGCCGCCGCTGCTGGCCTTTGGTTTCGCCATTGAGGCCGTACAGGCCACCCTGCCATACCGGGAGTTCTCGCTCGCCGATCTGGCCGCCGACGGCGCCGGCATTGTGGTCGGAATGCTACCCTGGCCGGGACTGCGCAGGGCGCGCCAGAACGGCCTGAGAAGTTCGCCCGAATCTTTGTGA
- the rapA gene encoding RNA polymerase-associated protein RapA codes for MDTSDFVIGQRWVSHSDTALGLGIVTDISGRRVTLGFPAADEERTYAIDNAPLSRIIYQLGEEIETFDGEHYVVRAVEDIGGVLMYHADDGEDIHQISEVKLSSSVNFSAPHQRLFAGQFDRNGAFRLRVATLQHMDRLRASPAQGLIGARTQHLPHQIYIAHEVAKRHAPRVLLADEVGLGKTIEAGLILHYQLHTGRAKRALIVVPDSLMHQWLVEMLRRFNLRFSIIDQDRYDALKEEEDDVDSLVNHIFGDDDAVNPFETEQLVLCSLDYLASSEQAQKDALAAGWDLMIVDEAHHLAWSPDAVSTEYRIVEELSAASRGLLLLTATPEQVGVASHFARLRLLDPARFHDLETFREEERQYEAINKVVRRLESESSEITGEDREALQAWLGDELKALLAGEEPHQAIIDALLDRHGTGRVLFRNTRAAIAGFPERRPLPEAMPCPAMYEDDAWKLAGLSPEQSVPEEQWLADDPRVAWLEKKLVSLRPAKVVVICARADTAMALEHYLQLRAGIRSAAFHEHLSLVERDRAAAYFADSEQGAQALICSEIGSEGRNFQFAHHLVLFDLPGNPDLLEQRIGRLDRIGQTEAIDIHIPYLQGTAQEVQYRWFQDGLNAFAESCAVGIAVQDKVQDQWQQAIGGKAEALETLIAASAEEAARLRTLLHNGRDALIERNSCRRDVADQLITDIEAEEDLAQVRDYMIEAFDILGVDVEDHGDHSDVLRPGEHYHAGHVAELPEDGVTVTWSRQQAVEREDLAFMSWEHPMVTGVMDSVTSSGLGKAALASLSVKALPPGTLLMEALFTVHCPAPESLQLTRYLPVSPLRLLVDVNGKELSAALPHDRLNDLCSNIRRKTAQAIVPQIRPQVETMVDHAERLSEPHIEPMKQQALERLEASFGPEIRRLEALQLVNPAIRDEEIDFFRDQLTAARDAIGRASLALEGIRVIVTS; via the coding sequence TTGGATACGTCGGATTTTGTCATCGGTCAACGTTGGGTCAGTCACAGTGATACCGCCCTGGGCCTGGGGATTGTCACGGATATCTCCGGCCGCCGGGTAACACTGGGTTTCCCTGCGGCCGATGAGGAGCGCACCTACGCCATTGATAATGCGCCACTGTCCCGGATCATTTACCAGCTTGGTGAGGAGATCGAAACCTTCGACGGTGAGCACTACGTGGTCAGGGCGGTTGAGGACATCGGCGGCGTATTGATGTACCACGCAGATGACGGCGAGGACATCCACCAGATTTCCGAAGTGAAGCTGAGCAGTTCGGTGAACTTTTCCGCCCCGCACCAGCGCCTTTTTGCCGGCCAGTTTGACCGCAACGGCGCCTTCCGCCTGCGGGTGGCCACCCTGCAGCATATGGACCGGTTGCGGGCATCACCGGCTCAGGGCCTGATTGGCGCCCGCACCCAGCATTTGCCGCATCAGATCTACATCGCTCACGAGGTTGCCAAGCGACACGCCCCTCGTGTCCTGCTGGCCGACGAAGTGGGCCTGGGCAAAACCATTGAAGCGGGTCTGATCCTGCACTACCAGTTGCATACGGGGCGGGCCAAGCGGGCCCTGATCGTGGTACCGGATTCCTTGATGCACCAGTGGCTGGTGGAGATGCTCCGGCGCTTCAACCTGCGTTTCTCCATCATCGACCAGGACCGCTATGACGCCCTGAAAGAGGAAGAGGATGATGTGGATTCGCTGGTCAACCACATCTTCGGTGACGATGACGCCGTCAACCCGTTCGAGACGGAACAGCTGGTGCTGTGCAGCCTCGATTATCTCGCCAGCAGCGAGCAGGCCCAGAAGGACGCCCTGGCAGCAGGCTGGGACCTGATGATCGTGGACGAGGCGCATCACCTGGCCTGGAGTCCGGACGCGGTCAGCACCGAATACCGGATTGTTGAAGAACTGTCGGCAGCCAGCCGTGGTCTGTTGTTGCTGACGGCGACGCCGGAGCAGGTGGGTGTGGCCAGTCACTTTGCCCGCCTCAGGCTTCTCGACCCGGCCCGTTTCCACGACCTTGAAACCTTCCGTGAAGAAGAACGCCAATACGAAGCCATCAACAAGGTGGTGCGACGCTTGGAGAGCGAGTCGTCGGAGATCACCGGTGAGGACAGAGAGGCGCTACAGGCCTGGCTCGGTGATGAACTGAAAGCGTTGCTGGCCGGTGAAGAGCCACACCAGGCGATTATTGATGCCCTGCTTGACCGCCACGGCACGGGTCGGGTGTTGTTCCGAAACACCCGGGCCGCCATCGCCGGTTTCCCGGAGCGCCGACCGTTGCCCGAAGCCATGCCCTGTCCCGCCATGTACGAGGACGATGCCTGGAAGTTGGCCGGCCTGTCGCCGGAGCAATCGGTACCGGAGGAGCAGTGGCTGGCCGACGATCCGCGCGTCGCCTGGCTGGAGAAGAAGCTGGTCAGCCTGCGTCCGGCCAAGGTAGTAGTGATCTGTGCCCGGGCCGACACCGCGATGGCGCTTGAACACTATCTGCAGCTGCGGGCCGGTATCCGAAGTGCCGCCTTTCACGAGCACCTGAGTCTGGTGGAGCGTGATCGCGCGGCGGCCTATTTTGCCGACAGCGAGCAGGGCGCCCAGGCGCTGATCTGTTCGGAAATCGGCAGTGAGGGCCGCAATTTCCAGTTCGCCCATCACCTGGTGCTGTTTGACCTGCCGGGCAACCCCGATCTGCTGGAACAGCGGATCGGGCGGCTGGATCGCATTGGCCAGACCGAGGCCATCGATATTCATATTCCCTACCTGCAGGGCACCGCCCAGGAAGTCCAGTACCGCTGGTTCCAGGACGGCCTCAATGCCTTTGCCGAGAGCTGTGCGGTGGGTATCGCCGTGCAGGACAAGGTTCAGGATCAATGGCAGCAGGCCATTGGGGGCAAAGCCGAGGCGCTGGAAACCCTGATTGCCGCCTCCGCAGAAGAAGCGGCGCGTCTGCGGACCCTGCTTCACAACGGTCGCGACGCCCTGATCGAACGGAACTCCTGTCGCCGGGACGTGGCCGATCAGCTGATCACTGACATTGAGGCGGAAGAGGATCTGGCCCAGGTTCGTGACTACATGATCGAGGCCTTCGACATACTTGGCGTTGACGTTGAAGATCATGGCGATCACTCCGACGTACTGCGCCCGGGCGAGCATTACCATGCCGGCCACGTTGCGGAACTGCCGGAAGACGGCGTGACCGTTACCTGGAGCCGGCAACAGGCCGTGGAACGTGAGGATCTGGCGTTCATGAGCTGGGAGCACCCGATGGTGACGGGGGTCATGGACTCGGTGACCAGTTCCGGCCTGGGCAAGGCTGCTCTGGCCAGCCTGTCGGTCAAGGCGTTGCCGCCGGGAACGCTGCTCATGGAAGCCCTGTTCACGGTTCATTGTCCGGCGCCGGAATCGCTGCAGCTGACCCGTTACCTGCCGGTATCGCCCCTGCGTCTGCTGGTGGATGTCAATGGCAAGGAGTTGTCTGCGGCGTTGCCTCACGACCGGCTAAACGACCTGTGCTCCAACATTCGCCGCAAGACCGCCCAGGCCATCGTGCCTCAGATACGGCCCCAGGTAGAGACCATGGTGGATCATGCCGAGCGCCTGTCCGAACCTCATATCGAGCCCATGAAGCAGCAGGCCCTGGAGCGGCTGGAAGCCAGTTTCGGACCGGAAATACGCCGGTTGGAGGCGCTTCAGTTGGTGAATCCGGCCATCCGCGATGAAGAGATTGATTTCTTCCGTGACCAGTTGACTGCGGCCCGGGACGCCATCGGTCGGGCCTCCCTGGCACTTGAGGGAATCCGGGTCATCGTAACCTCGTAA
- a CDS encoding 50S ribosomal protein L11 methyltransferase produces the protein MSTSRLDQHLRKTLSRGRVAVSRPAGCPEIPLHLFDPSVLEGPLSHDEAQAVVAEPAYWSFCWASGQVLANWILANPDWVADKRVLDFGSGSGVVAVAAARAGAREVIACDLDPAALDAAAANAALNGVSVTPCQDWRDRPAGIEVITAADVLYDPDNRPLLSVFREAASTVLLADSRVRDLGDRHYQLQTTIEARTWPDLNEFEEFNRVRIYVAGRG, from the coding sequence ATGTCGACCAGCCGCCTTGATCAGCATTTGCGAAAAACCCTGAGTCGCGGCCGGGTGGCAGTTTCGCGGCCGGCTGGCTGTCCCGAGATTCCCCTGCATTTGTTTGATCCGTCGGTCCTGGAGGGCCCCCTGAGTCATGATGAGGCCCAGGCGGTCGTTGCAGAGCCGGCTTACTGGTCGTTTTGCTGGGCCAGCGGGCAGGTCCTGGCCAACTGGATCCTGGCCAACCCTGACTGGGTGGCGGACAAACGGGTTCTGGATTTCGGTTCGGGGTCCGGCGTTGTGGCGGTTGCTGCTGCCCGGGCCGGTGCCCGGGAGGTCATCGCCTGCGACCTGGATCCGGCTGCATTGGATGCGGCGGCCGCGAACGCCGCCCTGAACGGTGTCTCCGTTACGCCCTGTCAGGATTGGCGAGATCGGCCTGCGGGCATTGAGGTCATCACCGCCGCGGACGTCCTGTACGACCCTGACAATCGGCCGCTGCTGTCGGTGTTCCGGGAGGCGGCGTCGACGGTATTGCTCGCGGATTCCAGGGTCAGGGATCTGGGGGACAGGCACTATCAGCTGCAAACGACGATCGAGGCGCGAACCTGGCCGGATCTGAATGAGTTTGAGGAATTCAATCGGGTCAGAATCTACGTTGCCGGGCGGGGGTAG
- the crcB gene encoding fluoride efflux transporter CrcB — translation MWLSVLAVSAGAVIGANLRWVLGLWLNSTYHAIPYGTLVANLSGGWLIGLLIGYFSHGNTLAPEWRLFAITGLCGALTTFSTFSLEMFAAIQEGKWTMAITGILAHVVGSLLMTALGIYTFGLVRG, via the coding sequence ATGTGGCTTTCAGTTTTGGCAGTAAGCGCAGGCGCCGTCATCGGCGCCAACCTGCGGTGGGTGCTGGGCCTCTGGCTCAACAGCACCTACCACGCGATTCCTTATGGCACGCTAGTGGCCAATCTGAGTGGCGGCTGGCTCATCGGTCTGCTCATCGGCTACTTCAGCCATGGCAACACCCTGGCGCCGGAATGGCGCCTGTTTGCCATCACCGGCCTGTGTGGCGCCCTGACCACCTTCTCCACGTTCTCGCTGGAAATGTTTGCTGCCATTCAGGAGGGCAAATGGACCATGGCCATCACCGGTATTCTGGCTCACGTTGTCGGCTCCCTGCTGATGACTGCACTGGGAATTTACACCTTTGGATTGGTGCGGGGCTAG
- a CDS encoding 1-acyl-sn-glycerol-3-phosphate acyltransferase: MLNTLKAIWILFWAILLTLILFLPIVVAALLGKRGDAAFHGTQIYAWAILKLCGIHLAVRGRENIQAGQRYVILSNHASYFDPPALVLALGLQYRWVIKKELRKVPLFGLALETSRNLFIDRSRGSDALESIKRGVARLPDGTGILIFPEGTRSWDGNLLPFKKGGFVIAKDGRLPILPITIRGSHDRLPKGQAAFSPGRIEIVIHPPVATGDRSVESLMDGVRGTIESALD; encoded by the coding sequence ATGCTCAATACCCTCAAGGCCATCTGGATTCTTTTCTGGGCCATCCTGCTGACACTGATTCTGTTTCTGCCTATTGTGGTGGCTGCCCTGCTGGGCAAACGTGGGGATGCCGCCTTTCATGGCACCCAGATCTATGCCTGGGCCATTCTCAAGCTCTGCGGCATCCACTTGGCAGTTAGAGGCAGAGAGAACATTCAGGCCGGTCAGCGTTATGTCATTCTAAGCAATCACGCGTCCTATTTTGACCCGCCCGCACTGGTGCTGGCCCTCGGGTTGCAGTACCGCTGGGTCATCAAGAAGGAATTGCGCAAGGTGCCGTTGTTCGGGTTGGCCCTGGAGACGTCCCGCAACCTGTTCATCGATCGCTCCCGGGGCAGCGATGCCCTGGAGAGTATCAAGCGGGGAGTGGCCCGGTTGCCGGACGGCACCGGGATTCTGATTTTCCCGGAAGGAACCCGTTCGTGGGATGGTAACCTGCTGCCGTTCAAGAAAGGCGGCTTCGTCATTGCCAAAGACGGCCGGCTGCCCATCCTGCCGATCACCATCCGTGGTTCCCATGACCGGTTGCCCAAGGGCCAGGCGGCTTTTTCGCCGGGCCGGATTGAGATCGTGATCCACCCACCGGTTGCCACGGGCGACCGGTCGGTTGAATCCCTGATGGATGGCGTCCGGGGCACCATCGAATCAGCCCTGGACTGA
- the mnmH gene encoding tRNA 2-selenouridine(34) synthase MnmH yields the protein MATRPDTDDYLSLFLNDVPLMDVRAPVEFARGSFPCAENAPLMNDEERHRVGICYKEKGQDRAIELGHQLVAGDIKAQRIETWKRFAAQHPNGYLFCFRGGLRSRLTQQWIKESGIDYPLVKGGYKALRRFLIDSLEERIEHSDFRILSGRTGTGKTRVLQQLPNPVDLEGLANHRGSSFGRQVSPQPSQIDFENRLAVAMIKAHHRNDGPVYLEDESRLVGRCALPQTLRDRMAAAPLMVLERPLDERIAIIREDYVEGMCADYVQRDGEDAGWLNFRDYLLSALDRIRKRLGGERHSQLRALMEAALERQEQQQDLSGHDAWIQALLQDYYDPMYDYQLGRKQGRILVRGGPEVILDWARQTQPA from the coding sequence ATGGCAACCAGACCCGACACCGACGACTACCTGTCCCTGTTTCTCAACGACGTCCCGCTGATGGATGTCCGGGCGCCGGTGGAGTTCGCTCGCGGCAGCTTCCCCTGTGCCGAAAACGCTCCGCTGATGAACGACGAGGAGCGGCACCGGGTCGGCATCTGTTACAAGGAAAAAGGCCAGGACCGCGCCATCGAACTGGGGCACCAGCTGGTCGCCGGGGACATCAAGGCCCAACGGATTGAAACCTGGAAGCGTTTCGCTGCGCAGCATCCGAACGGTTATCTGTTCTGCTTTCGGGGCGGCCTGCGCTCCCGCCTGACCCAGCAATGGATCAAGGAGTCCGGCATCGATTACCCCCTGGTCAAGGGCGGTTACAAGGCGCTCCGGCGCTTTCTCATCGACAGCCTCGAGGAGCGGATCGAGCACAGCGATTTTCGGATCCTCAGTGGCCGGACCGGCACCGGGAAAACCCGCGTGCTACAGCAACTGCCCAACCCCGTCGATCTGGAAGGTCTTGCCAACCACCGAGGCTCAAGCTTTGGCCGCCAGGTCAGCCCCCAGCCTTCCCAGATTGATTTCGAGAACCGGCTGGCGGTAGCCATGATCAAAGCCCACCACCGCAATGATGGCCCCGTGTACCTGGAAGACGAAAGTCGTCTGGTTGGTCGCTGCGCGCTGCCCCAGACCCTGCGGGATCGCATGGCCGCGGCCCCGCTGATGGTTCTGGAACGACCGCTGGACGAACGCATCGCCATTATCCGGGAAGACTACGTTGAAGGCATGTGCGCCGACTATGTGCAACGGGATGGCGAGGACGCCGGCTGGCTGAATTTCCGGGATTACCTGCTCAGCGCCCTCGACCGTATCCGAAAACGCCTGGGCGGGGAGCGCCACAGTCAGCTGAGGGCGTTGATGGAAGCTGCCCTGGAACGTCAGGAACAGCAACAGGATCTGAGTGGCCACGACGCCTGGATACAGGCACTGTTACAGGATTATTACGATCCGATGTACGACTACCAGCTTGGCCGAAAACAGGGTCGGATTCTTGTCCGTGGAGGCCCCGAGGTCATCCTCGACTGGGCCAGACAGACCCAGCCTGCGTAA
- a CDS encoding cold-shock protein → MSTTTGTVKFFNEAKGFGFITREGGPDVFVHYSAIQGSGFKTLAEGQQVEFTVTQGQKGPQAENVVAL, encoded by the coding sequence ATGTCTACTACTACCGGTACTGTTAAGTTCTTCAACGAAGCAAAAGGCTTTGGCTTTATCACTCGTGAAGGCGGCCCGGACGTATTCGTTCACTACAGCGCTATTCAGGGCAGCGGTTTCAAGACCCTGGCAGAAGGCCAGCAGGTTGAGTTTACCGTTACCCAGGGCCAGAAAGGTCCTCAGGCGGAGAACGTTGTTGCTCTTTAA
- a CDS encoding acyl-CoA dehydrogenase has protein sequence MMTFILFVVALAGLLIVMRRESGAMPAIGVMAVVGLLSLIFASGWLALILFVGAGVTAAAGLPGFRQSWLTPKIFATFKKVAPKVSETERVALEAGTVGWDGELFTGQPDWHNLLINRHTGLSEEEQAFVDNQCTQAISMCNAWDLAVERADLPKELWDFLKKEKFFGMIIPKEYGGLEFSAKAQTAVLQKLAANEMLMVSVGVPNSLGPGELLVKYGTDEQKNHYLPRLADGREIPCFGLTGPRAGSDATSLPDTGIVCKRKIDGKEVVGIELNFEKRWITLAPIATVVGLAFRMFDPDGLLGEEKDYGITCALIPRDTKGMEIGRRHCPIGTPFLNGPIKGKDVFIPLDYIIGGQEMAGQGWRMLVECLSVGRCITLPSGAAGAAAYAAGTAGGFTRVRRQFNTPVADMEGVQEPLARIVGKTYIAQSAVNHTANMIDRGEKPAVPSAILKYHLTEFQRGVLTDAMDVHGGKTVTLGPRNYLGIGFSGAAVSITVEGANIMTRSLMIFGQGAIRCHPYVLKELAAKDNDDIKAFDEAFFGHAGLIFGNAARAFTQALGLGRADVPFDSASRRYAQAVARFSAAFGLCSDAAMTTLGSELKMRELISARLGDMLSNLYLASMVLKNWHEGQPVEGEREVMEYSLGLLLYRTENALDEFLQNLPNRVVAMSLRAITMPLGRRWDAPHDDLSRKLARAISTDTPIRNKLISGVWTTDGEGTVENPLARYNGLLKDYDKAEQLYRKVNKAYAKGELPMTALHPEERFEAALEAGVYTKEEADFMRQYETVVLEMLTVDDFPFDEFARQKDTVIDHNPA, from the coding sequence ATGATGACTTTCATTTTGTTTGTTGTGGCGCTGGCCGGTCTCCTGATCGTGATGCGTCGTGAGTCCGGTGCCATGCCGGCGATTGGCGTGATGGCAGTGGTCGGTCTGCTGTCCCTGATTTTTGCCTCCGGATGGCTGGCGTTGATTCTGTTTGTTGGCGCCGGTGTGACCGCGGCCGCCGGCCTGCCTGGTTTCCGCCAGAGCTGGCTGACACCGAAAATCTTCGCCACCTTCAAGAAAGTGGCGCCCAAGGTTTCCGAAACCGAGAGGGTTGCCCTTGAGGCGGGAACCGTCGGCTGGGACGGTGAGCTGTTCACCGGTCAGCCGGATTGGCATAACCTGCTGATTAACCGCCACACCGGGCTGAGTGAAGAAGAACAGGCGTTCGTGGATAATCAGTGCACCCAGGCCATATCCATGTGCAACGCCTGGGATTTGGCCGTCGAGCGCGCCGATCTGCCCAAGGAGCTCTGGGATTTCCTGAAGAAAGAGAAGTTCTTCGGCATGATCATCCCGAAAGAGTACGGTGGCCTCGAGTTTTCCGCCAAAGCCCAGACTGCCGTGCTGCAGAAGCTGGCCGCGAACGAGATGTTGATGGTCTCGGTCGGGGTGCCCAACTCCCTCGGCCCGGGCGAGTTGCTGGTGAAATATGGTACCGACGAGCAGAAAAACCACTACCTGCCTCGCCTCGCCGACGGCCGGGAAATTCCCTGTTTCGGGCTAACCGGACCGCGCGCGGGCTCAGATGCCACCTCACTGCCGGACACGGGTATCGTCTGCAAGCGCAAGATCGACGGTAAGGAAGTGGTGGGCATTGAGCTCAACTTCGAGAAACGCTGGATCACACTGGCCCCGATTGCCACCGTGGTTGGTCTGGCCTTCCGCATGTTTGATCCCGACGGCCTGTTGGGTGAAGAGAAGGACTACGGCATCACCTGTGCCCTGATCCCCCGGGACACCAAGGGAATGGAAATTGGCCGTCGTCATTGCCCCATTGGTACTCCGTTCCTGAACGGACCCATCAAGGGCAAGGACGTGTTCATTCCGCTGGACTACATCATCGGTGGTCAGGAAATGGCCGGGCAGGGCTGGCGTATGCTGGTTGAGTGTCTCTCGGTCGGCCGCTGCATTACCCTGCCATCCGGCGCTGCCGGAGCTGCGGCCTATGCCGCCGGTACCGCGGGTGGCTTTACTCGTGTTCGTCGCCAGTTCAATACGCCGGTGGCGGACATGGAGGGTGTTCAGGAGCCACTGGCTCGTATTGTCGGCAAGACCTACATCGCCCAGTCGGCGGTCAACCACACGGCCAACATGATTGACCGGGGTGAGAAACCGGCCGTGCCCTCGGCCATCCTCAAATACCATCTGACCGAATTCCAGCGGGGAGTGCTCACCGACGCGATGGATGTGCACGGCGGCAAGACGGTCACCCTCGGCCCGCGTAACTATCTCGGCATCGGGTTCAGCGGCGCTGCTGTGTCCATCACGGTGGAGGGTGCCAACATCATGACCCGCAGCCTGATGATCTTCGGCCAGGGGGCAATTCGTTGCCATCCCTACGTGCTGAAGGAGCTGGCGGCGAAGGACAACGATGACATCAAGGCCTTCGACGAAGCCTTCTTCGGGCACGCCGGCCTGATTTTCGGAAACGCCGCCCGCGCCTTCACCCAGGCCCTGGGACTGGGCCGCGCCGATGTCCCGTTCGATAGCGCCAGCCGTCGTTATGCGCAGGCGGTGGCACGCTTCAGTGCCGCCTTCGGACTGTGTTCGGATGCCGCCATGACCACGCTGGGCAGCGAGCTGAAGATGCGCGAGCTGATTTCTGCCCGCCTGGGTGACATGCTCTCCAACCTCTATTTGGCCTCGATGGTCTTGAAGAACTGGCACGAGGGCCAGCCGGTGGAAGGCGAAAGAGAGGTGATGGAGTACAGCCTGGGGCTGTTGCTGTATCGCACCGAAAATGCCCTCGACGAGTTCCTGCAGAATCTGCCGAACCGCGTTGTGGCCATGTCGTTGCGCGCCATCACCATGCCGTTGGGTCGCCGGTGGGATGCCCCCCATGACGACTTGTCCCGGAAACTGGCGCGTGCCATTTCCACCGATACCCCGATCCGCAACAAGCTGATTTCGGGGGTATGGACAACCGACGGAGAGGGCACGGTTGAAAACCCGTTGGCGCGGTATAACGGCCTGCTGAAGGATTACGACAAGGCTGAGCAGCTGTACCGCAAGGTCAACAAGGCCTACGCCAAGGGTGAGTTGCCGATGACGGCCCTGCATCCGGAAGAGCGGTTTGAGGCGGCGCTGGAAGCCGGGGTCTACACCAAGGAAGAAGCGGACTTCATGCGGCAGTACGAAACGGTGGTGCTGGAAATGCTCACCGTGGACGACTTCCCGTTTGACGAGTTCGCTCGCCAAAAGGACACGGTGATCGATCACAACCCGGCCTGA